From the genome of Pseudomonas sp. AB6, one region includes:
- the hyi gene encoding hydroxypyruvate isomerase, whose amino-acid sequence MPRLCANLSMLFTEHDFLHRFDAAAAAGFTGVEYLFPYEFNSAQIKGQLDANGLTQVLFNLPAGDWANGERGIACHPDRVQEFRSGVDLAIAYAQVLGNTQINCLAGIRPAEGSAELIENTFITNLKYAADKLEAVGIRLVMEMINTLDIPGFYLNTTRQALDIRDKVGSKNLALQYDIYHMQIMEGDLARTLESHLPVIEHVQLADNPGRHEPGTGEINYHFLFEHLDRIGYQGWVGCEYKPLTTTEAGLGWLKTYNAI is encoded by the coding sequence ATGCCACGCTTATGCGCCAACCTGTCCATGCTGTTCACCGAACACGACTTCCTGCACCGCTTCGACGCTGCGGCGGCAGCGGGTTTCACCGGTGTTGAATACCTGTTCCCTTACGAGTTCAACTCGGCGCAAATCAAGGGCCAACTGGACGCCAACGGGCTGACCCAAGTGCTGTTTAATTTGCCTGCGGGCGACTGGGCCAACGGCGAACGCGGCATAGCCTGTCATCCGGACCGAGTGCAAGAGTTCCGCAGCGGAGTCGATCTGGCCATCGCTTACGCCCAGGTTCTGGGCAATACACAAATCAATTGCCTGGCCGGGATTCGTCCGGCCGAGGGCAGCGCCGAGCTGATCGAAAACACGTTCATCACCAATCTCAAATACGCCGCCGACAAACTAGAAGCGGTTGGCATTCGGTTGGTCATGGAGATGATCAACACCTTGGATATTCCAGGTTTTTACTTGAACACCACCCGCCAGGCCCTTGATATTCGCGACAAGGTCGGCAGCAAAAACCTGGCACTGCAATACGACATCTACCATATGCAAATCATGGAGGGCGACTTGGCCCGCACGCTGGAAAGCCATCTGCCAGTTATTGAGCATGTGCAGCTAGCCGACAACCCGGGCCGCCACGAACCCGGCACTGGGGAGATCAACTATCACTTTCTGTTCGAACACCTGGACCGCATCGGCTATCAGGGCTGGGTCGGCTGCGAATACAAACCGCTGACCACCACCGAAGCGGGATTGGGCTGGCTGAAAACATACAACGCGATTTAA
- a CDS encoding 2-hydroxy-3-oxopropionate reductase: protein MATIGFIGTGIMGLPMAQNLLKAGHALILSDHHSAPPGSLTEGGAQVVHSPKAVAEASEFIIVMLPDTPYVDAVLFGENGIAEGVSEGKVVIDMSSISPSATKVFAEKINATGAQYLDAPVSGGEVGAKAATLSIMVGGNQATFDRALPLLQTMGKNITLVGGNGDGQTAKVANQIIVALNIQAVAEALLFAAKNGADPAKVREALMGGFAGSKILEVHGERMIKGTFNPGFRIALHQKDLNLALEGARELNLNLPNTANAQQVFSTCAAIGGSQWDHSALIKGLEHMANFSIRSAELNA, encoded by the coding sequence ATGGCAACAATCGGATTTATTGGTACCGGCATCATGGGTTTGCCCATGGCGCAGAATCTGCTCAAAGCAGGACATGCACTGATTCTGTCAGACCATCATAGCGCCCCTCCCGGCTCACTGACCGAAGGCGGCGCCCAGGTGGTGCACAGTCCGAAAGCCGTAGCTGAAGCCTCAGAGTTCATCATCGTTATGCTGCCCGACACCCCGTACGTCGACGCCGTGCTGTTTGGCGAAAACGGCATCGCCGAGGGTGTATCAGAGGGCAAGGTCGTTATCGACATGAGTTCGATCTCCCCGTCTGCCACCAAAGTCTTTGCCGAGAAAATCAACGCCACCGGCGCACAATACCTTGACGCGCCGGTGTCTGGTGGTGAGGTCGGCGCCAAAGCAGCCACGTTGAGCATCATGGTCGGCGGCAACCAGGCCACCTTCGACCGCGCCCTGCCGCTGCTGCAAACCATGGGTAAAAACATCACTCTCGTGGGTGGCAATGGCGACGGTCAAACCGCCAAAGTCGCTAACCAGATCATCGTCGCCCTGAACATTCAGGCGGTGGCTGAAGCGCTGCTGTTCGCCGCTAAAAACGGTGCTGATCCCGCTAAGGTCCGTGAGGCACTCATGGGCGGTTTTGCAGGCTCGAAAATCCTCGAAGTACACGGTGAGCGGATGATCAAAGGCACGTTCAACCCCGGCTTCCGTATCGCGCTGCACCAGAAAGACCTGAACCTGGCACTCGAAGGCGCTCGCGAACTGAACCTCAACCTGCCCAACACCGCCAATGCCCAGCAAGTGTTCAGCACCTGCGCCGCCATCGGTGGCAGCCAGTGGGACCATTCGGCACTGATCAAAGGCCTTGAACACATGGCGAATTTTTCTATTCGCAGTGCGGAACTCAACGCGTGA
- a CDS encoding aldo/keto reductase → MSQAPLITLNDGVQIPQLGLGVWQLTDEQAFTSSAAALAAGYRHIDTAMIYGNEAGVGRAIAESDVPREDIFITTKLWNADHGFDKTLRAYDASLKLLGLEKVDLYLIHWPLPSKNAYPASWRALVQLQKEGRVRSIGVSNFNADHLERIIDDSGVKPSVNQIEIHPDFVQQNLLQFCQSLNIHTESWSPLGQGGELLNQPILRRIAARQARTVAQVVLRWHLQVGHIVIPRSSNTDRIVQNFSVFDFELSAEDMAEIAAIEQVKRLGPDPATFNLGA, encoded by the coding sequence ATGTCACAGGCTCCGCTGATAACGCTGAACGATGGTGTACAGATTCCTCAATTGGGACTGGGCGTATGGCAGCTCACCGACGAGCAAGCCTTCACCTCATCGGCTGCGGCACTCGCCGCTGGCTACCGACATATCGACACCGCGATGATTTACGGCAATGAAGCCGGTGTCGGGCGTGCCATCGCTGAAAGCGACGTGCCGCGTGAAGATATTTTCATCACCACCAAGTTGTGGAATGCCGACCACGGTTTCGACAAAACGCTGCGAGCTTATGACGCCAGCCTCAAGCTGCTCGGGCTGGAAAAAGTTGATTTGTACCTGATCCACTGGCCGCTGCCGAGCAAGAATGCTTACCCCGCCAGTTGGCGTGCCTTGGTTCAATTGCAGAAGGAAGGCCGAGTACGTTCGATTGGGGTGTCCAATTTCAACGCTGATCACCTTGAAAGGATTATTGATGACAGCGGCGTAAAACCCTCCGTCAACCAAATTGAGATCCATCCGGATTTCGTGCAGCAGAACTTACTGCAGTTTTGCCAATCCCTGAATATTCACACCGAATCCTGGAGCCCGCTGGGCCAAGGCGGTGAGTTGCTTAACCAACCGATATTGAGGCGTATCGCTGCACGTCAGGCGCGGACGGTGGCGCAAGTGGTTCTGCGCTGGCACTTGCAGGTTGGGCACATCGTCATACCTCGCTCAAGCAACACAGATCGAATTGTCCAAAACTTTAGCGTATTTGATTTTGAGCTGAGCGCTGAAGACATGGCCGAGATCGCCGCCATCGAGCAAGTTAAACGCTTGGGACCTGATCCGGCCACATTCAACTTGGGGGCTTAA